Part of the Flavobacterium sp. KS-LB2 genome is shown below.
TAATAAAACGTTTTGTTTTGATTTGCGGTGTATTTTGTGGTACTTGAATTAGCGGAGAATCCTCAACTGCTTCAATAATTTGAGTCATTTTTTGAATTACTTGAACTGGATAATTTCCGGTAGCAGTTTCTCCAGAAAGCATTACTGCATCTGCACCATCCATAACGGAGTTTGCAACGTCATTTACCTCGGCACGTGTTGGCGTAAGGCTAGTGATCATTGTTTCCATCATTTGCGTAGCAACAATAACAGGAATACGAGCAGTTTTAGCTCTGCGAATTAATTCTTTTTGAACTAAAGGTACTTCATGAGCAGGAAGTTCTACTCCTAAATCTCCACGAGCCACCATTAAAGCATCACAATAGGCAACAATCTTGTCGATGTTCTCTAATGCTTCTGGCATTTCTATTTTGGCAACAATTGGAATTTTATATTCAGAGTGCTCTGCAATTAATTCTTGTAGATCTTGTAAGTCTCTTGGTGTTTTTACAAAAGATAATGCAATCCAATCAACATTTTGTCCAATAGCAAAAATTGCATCTGCTATATCTTTCTCAGTCATTGCGGGAAGAGAAATTTTGGTATTAGGAAGATTTACACCTTTTTTAGATTTCAATTCACCACCTTGAATTACTCTTGCTATAACTTCTGATTTTTTATCAGTTTCAACAATTTCAAAAATAAGTTTTCCGTCGTCTAGCAAAATTCTTTCTCCAGGATTTACATCATTTGGAAAGTTTTGGTATTTCATGAATACTTTCTTTGCTGTACCAAGGATGTCCTCAGCAGTAGTAAAAGTAATTAAATCTCCGTCATGTACTACTACACCTTCTTCCATAACTCCTACGCGAAGTTTAGGTCCTTGTAAATCACCAAGGATTGCAGTTGTATAGCCAAATTCTTCATTAAGACCTCGTATGATATTAATTTTTTCTTTTACATCTTCGTAGTCGGCATGTGAGAAATTCACTCTAAATACATTTACACCGGCATCAATCATGTCTTTTATGATTTCTCTTGTACTACATGCAGGCCCTAGTGTGGCTACAATTTTAGTTTTTTTGTTTGTAAGCATTGGTATTAAAAAATTAAATTGTTTTTTGATTTTATTTGATTTGTATCTACC
Proteins encoded:
- the pyk gene encoding pyruvate kinase encodes the protein MLTNKKTKIVATLGPACSTREIIKDMIDAGVNVFRVNFSHADYEDVKEKINIIRGLNEEFGYTTAILGDLQGPKLRVGVMEEGVVVHDGDLITFTTAEDILGTAKKVFMKYQNFPNDVNPGERILLDDGKLIFEIVETDKKSEVIARVIQGGELKSKKGVNLPNTKISLPAMTEKDIADAIFAIGQNVDWIALSFVKTPRDLQDLQELIAEHSEYKIPIVAKIEMPEALENIDKIVAYCDALMVARGDLGVELPAHEVPLVQKELIRRAKTARIPVIVATQMMETMITSLTPTRAEVNDVANSVMDGADAVMLSGETATGNYPVQVIQKMTQIIEAVEDSPLIQVPQNTPQIKTKRFITKTICHHAATMANVIKAKAICTLTNSGYTAFQISAWRPNAHILVFTSNKRILTQLNLLWGVKSFMYTKDVSTDDTVIDINEIVKQKGFVQKGDFLINLAAMPIKDKGMVNTLRVSEIE